From the Patescibacteria group bacterium genome, one window contains:
- the priA gene encoding primosomal protein N', which translates to MKLITVVPITKGFLKKDLSYFTTKKIKPGSVVKIPLRKKTVPAIVISSKEIREVKSALKKSSFALKKISESGAPIFNPFFIDAVLEIAEYYASSLSNVLNEMTPKVILENSKQLKEQADKENKGKEEYKKISIFQGSDEERLKHYKSIIREEFAKDHSVLIILPTILATIETSKKLEKGIESHTIILHSEMPKKKLLEQWSEAISSKKPVLIISTGLFLSLPRKDLNTIIIDRESSSFYKYRTKPYIDIRKAAEIVSKHIRANLIYGDDIIRTEDYYNFKEESITPSHILSKAEQISVNMKKEEEKTKKFIIISEELKKMLEESKNRNEHTVLFINRRGYSQTTICDDCRKTITCKICDSPLVLHKENTRKTNFICHKCISSFSAEDRCPYCKSWRLKSLGTGVERVAEEVSNIFPKFKLFRIDSDVIKTKKQGDKVIEDFFSMPGSILIGTEMIFSYLNKDVDRAAIISLDALFTIPDFRISERIFHLLIKLRSLSQKTFLIQTRMPELNIFKLALRGDVSEFYRQELEIRQRFNYPPFKLLIKITNQNKDKKQLEIDFKKLEKELANYSPIVYSAFVPKIKGMHIMHALLKVDPASWPDRSLLEVLNSLSPAWRVEVDPFSLL; encoded by the coding sequence ATGAAATTAATAACAGTTGTTCCAATAACTAAAGGATTTTTAAAAAAAGATCTTTCTTATTTCACAACTAAGAAGATAAAACCGGGATCTGTTGTAAAAATTCCATTAAGAAAAAAAACTGTTCCGGCTATAGTTATATCATCTAAAGAAATAAGGGAAGTTAAAAGTGCGTTAAAAAAATCTTCTTTTGCATTAAAAAAAATAAGTGAATCGGGTGCGCCGATTTTTAATCCGTTTTTTATAGACGCCGTATTGGAGATTGCAGAGTATTATGCCTCCTCATTAAGCAACGTCCTTAATGAAATGACGCCAAAAGTTATATTGGAAAATAGCAAACAACTTAAAGAACAAGCGGATAAGGAAAATAAAGGAAAAGAAGAATATAAAAAAATATCCATTTTCCAAGGTTCGGATGAGGAGCGTCTGAAACATTACAAAAGCATCATTAGGGAAGAATTTGCGAAAGACCATTCCGTCTTAATAATACTTCCGACAATTTTAGCTACTATTGAAACATCAAAAAAACTTGAAAAAGGAATAGAATCTCATACTATTATCCTCCACTCTGAGATGCCGAAGAAAAAACTCCTTGAGCAATGGAGCGAAGCAATCTCAAGTAAAAAACCGGTACTTATTATATCAACCGGTTTATTTTTGTCACTGCCGAGAAAAGACTTAAATACGATTATAATAGACCGAGAAAGCTCCTCCTTTTATAAATACAGGACAAAGCCTTATATTGACATCCGTAAGGCGGCAGAGATCGTAAGCAAACACATACGAGCCAACTTGATATACGGCGACGATATCATAAGAACTGAAGATTATTATAATTTTAAAGAAGAAAGCATTACTCCTTCTCACATACTCTCCAAAGCAGAGCAGATATCGGTTAATATGAAAAAAGAAGAAGAAAAGACGAAAAAATTTATCATAATAAGCGAGGAGCTAAAGAAAATGCTTGAAGAGTCAAAGAACCGCAATGAACATACTGTCTTGTTTATAAATAGACGCGGTTATAGCCAGACGACGATATGCGACGATTGCAGGAAAACCATAACTTGTAAAATATGCGACTCGCCTTTAGTGCTTCATAAAGAAAATACCAGAAAAACAAATTTTATATGCCATAAATGCATATCCTCTTTCTCCGCTGAAGACAGATGCCCGTATTGCAAAAGTTGGCGGTTAAAATCGCTAGGCACCGGAGTAGAAAGAGTAGCGGAAGAAGTGAGTAATATTTTTCCGAAATTTAAATTGTTTAGAATTGATTCAGATGTTATAAAAACGAAAAAACAAGGAGATAAAGTTATTGAGGATTTTTTCTCTATGCCGGGAAGCATATTAATAGGCACTGAAATGATTTTTTCTTACTTAAATAAAGATGTTGACCGCGCCGCTATAATTTCGCTTGATGCTCTTTTCACAATACCGGATTTTAGAATTAGCGAAAGGATATTTCATCTTCTTATAAAACTAAGGTCTCTTTCCCAAAAGACATTCTTAATCCAGACACGAATGCCGGAACTTAATATATTTAAACTTGCCCTAAGAGGAGATGTATCAGAATTCTACAGGCAAGAGCTTGAGATAAGACAACGATTTAATTATCCGCCATTTAAACTTCTTATTAAAATCACCAACCAAAACAAAGACAAGAAACAGCTTGAAATCGATTTTAAAAAACTGGAAAAAGAATTGGCAAATTACAGTCCCATAGTTTATTCGGCTTTTGTGCCAAAAATAAAGGGCAT